One Eubacteriales bacterium mix99 genomic window carries:
- the tdh gene encoding L-threonine 3-dehydrogenase, whose product MSTGRMMKALIKKYDRLGIWLDEVPVPETGINDVRIKVRKTAICGTDIHIYKWNEWAQRTIRTPLTIGHEFVGVIDEVGSNVSDFKPGDLVSGEGHVVCGRCRNCLAGRRHLCKDTSGVGVNRPGAFAEYVVIPQTNVWYCDKSIPEELFSCFDPLGNAVHTALSFPVLGEDVLITGAGPIGIMAAAVVRHAGARHVVITDINSYRLELAKKMGVTAALNIRTDSIEDCMGRLGMKEGFDVGLEMSGNDSAFRSMIDVMCHGGKIALLGIQEGQTAIDWDKVVFSGLTIRGIYGREMFETWYKMQSMIQSGLDIAPVITHRFDYTDYQEAFDTMASGSSGKVVMNWVRESAVPSDTTQI is encoded by the coding sequence ATGAGCACCGGCAGGATGATGAAAGCATTAATAAAAAAGTATGACAGACTCGGAATCTGGCTGGACGAGGTGCCTGTTCCGGAAACCGGAATCAACGATGTCCGGATAAAGGTGCGGAAAACAGCGATCTGCGGTACCGATATTCATATCTATAAATGGAATGAATGGGCTCAGAGAACGATCCGGACTCCCCTTACCATCGGCCATGAATTTGTCGGGGTCATTGATGAAGTGGGAAGCAATGTATCGGATTTCAAACCCGGCGATCTGGTTTCCGGGGAGGGACATGTGGTTTGTGGCCGGTGCCGCAATTGCCTTGCCGGAAGGAGGCATTTATGCAAGGATACCAGCGGAGTCGGTGTAAACCGTCCCGGCGCTTTTGCCGAATATGTTGTAATCCCGCAGACCAATGTGTGGTACTGTGACAAATCCATTCCTGAGGAATTGTTCAGTTGTTTTGATCCTCTTGGCAACGCCGTACATACTGCTCTGAGTTTTCCTGTCCTGGGGGAGGATGTCCTCATTACCGGCGCGGGCCCCATCGGTATTATGGCCGCAGCCGTTGTACGACATGCGGGGGCAAGACATGTCGTCATAACGGATATCAACTCCTATCGTCTGGAACTGGCAAAGAAAATGGGCGTCACAGCCGCATTGAATATCCGTACCGATTCCATTGAAGACTGCATGGGCAGGCTGGGAATGAAGGAAGGATTTGATGTGGGCCTGGAAATGTCGGGCAATGACAGTGCGTTCCGGAGTATGATCGATGTGATGTGCCACGGCGGCAAAATAGCGCTGCTGGGCATTCAGGAAGGACAGACCGCGATTGATTGGGATAAGGTTGTCTTCAGCGGCCTTACCATCAGGGGAATCTATGGACGGGAAATGTTTGAGACATGGTACAAGATGCAGTCCATGATTCAGTCCGGTCTTGATATCGCGCCGGTGATTACCCATCGCTTTGATTATACCGATTATCAGGAGGCTTTTGACACAATGGCATCCGGTTCTTCCGGCAAGGTGGTGATGAATTGGGTGAGGGAATCTGCTGTCCCATCTGATACCACACAGATATAG
- a CDS encoding sugar phosphate isomerase/epimerase, with protein MKFSFTTLSCPEWTWEKILEEAGRLGYDGIEIRGIEGEMFLPKARPFLPENLEQTKKDLKQQGLEIICLDTSCSLHDESGYQTNMEEGKATIDLAQELGVPYIRVFGNNIPNPDEKQHTIRWVAKCLEELGEYAEGKNVCVLIETHGDFAASDDLSAVLSHTHSPAVGVLWDVNHPYKAFGEPMAVTYDRLGKYIRHTHYKDSRGKGPRAKLCLVGEGDLPIGESLDILKQHHYDGYLSLEWEKKWHPDLAEPEIAVPSFISYMKTLI; from the coding sequence ATGAAGTTTTCGTTTACCACGTTGTCCTGTCCGGAATGGACCTGGGAGAAAATCCTGGAAGAAGCGGGTCGTCTTGGTTATGACGGAATCGAGATCCGCGGGATAGAGGGGGAAATGTTTCTCCCCAAAGCAAGACCTTTTCTGCCGGAAAACCTGGAGCAGACCAAAAAGGATTTAAAACAGCAGGGGCTGGAGATCATCTGTCTGGATACTTCATGCAGTCTTCATGACGAATCGGGCTACCAGACAAACATGGAGGAAGGCAAGGCGACCATCGATCTTGCACAGGAGCTTGGAGTCCCGTACATACGTGTATTTGGAAACAATATTCCGAATCCGGATGAAAAGCAGCATACCATACGCTGGGTGGCCAAATGTCTGGAGGAGCTGGGAGAGTATGCAGAAGGAAAAAATGTCTGCGTCCTGATTGAGACCCATGGGGATTTTGCAGCGTCCGATGATCTTTCTGCTGTCCTTTCCCATACTCACAGCCCGGCAGTCGGGGTGCTGTGGGATGTCAATCATCCTTACAAGGCTTTCGGTGAGCCTATGGCTGTGACCTATGACCGATTAGGAAAATATATCCGACATACCCATTACAAGGATTCCAGGGGGAAGGGGCCCCGTGCGAAGTTGTGTCTGGTCGGCGAAGGGGATCTGCCCATTGGAGAGAGTCTGGATATCCTGAAACAGCATCATTATGACGGGTACCTGTCTCTGGAATGGGAAAAGAAATGGCATCCGGATCTTGCGGAGCCGGAAATTGCTGTCCCCTCTTTTATTTCCTATATGAAAACATTGATTTGA
- a CDS encoding aldo/keto reductase translates to MLNSLTSTVTLQNGVKMPVMGLGVWQAKDGQEVENAVKYAVEAGYRSIDTAAVYGNEEGVGNAIRDCGVPRKELFITTKLWNGDQGYDSALKAFDRSMEKLKLDYLDLYLIHWPVKGKYKDSWRAMEKLYKDGRVRAIGVCNFHPHHLDDLTESAHVIPMVDQVEFHPLLTQVDLRKFCKNKKIQFEAYSPLLHGQLDQPVLKQLGEKYGKSPTQIILRWDLQNGVVTIPKSVHKDRIIENSRVFDFELSQEDMDVISDLNQNYRTGSDPDHFDF, encoded by the coding sequence ATGCTGAACAGTCTGACCAGTACCGTAACATTGCAGAATGGCGTGAAAATGCCCGTCATGGGCCTTGGCGTATGGCAGGCGAAAGACGGCCAGGAGGTGGAGAACGCTGTAAAATATGCCGTGGAAGCCGGGTATCGGTCCATTGATACAGCTGCGGTCTATGGCAATGAAGAGGGAGTCGGCAATGCGATCCGGGACTGCGGAGTGCCGCGGAAAGAGCTGTTTATTACGACAAAACTGTGGAACGGGGATCAGGGGTATGATTCTGCCCTGAAGGCGTTTGACCGCAGTATGGAAAAGCTGAAGCTGGATTATCTGGATTTGTATCTGATTCACTGGCCGGTGAAGGGAAAATACAAGGATTCCTGGCGCGCCATGGAAAAATTGTATAAAGACGGACGGGTACGGGCAATCGGAGTGTGCAATTTCCATCCCCATCATCTGGATGATCTGACGGAAAGCGCTCATGTTATTCCCATGGTGGACCAGGTGGAGTTTCATCCGCTGCTGACTCAGGTAGACTTGCGCAAGTTCTGCAAGAATAAAAAAATACAGTTCGAAGCATACAGTCCGTTGCTTCATGGACAACTGGATCAGCCTGTTCTGAAGCAGCTGGGAGAAAAATACGGAAAATCACCGACACAGATCATACTGCGCTGGGATCTGCAAAATGGAGTCGTTACCATCCCGAAATCCGTTCATAAGGATCGGATTATCGAGAATTCCAGGGTATTTGATTTTGAATTATCGCAGGAGGACATGGATGTTATCAGCGATTTGAATCAAAATTACCGGACCGGCAGCGATCCGGATCATTTTGATTTTTAA